A single window of Drosophila suzukii chromosome 3, CBGP_Dsuzu_IsoJpt1.0, whole genome shotgun sequence DNA harbors:
- the Nasp gene encoding nuclear autoantigenic sperm protein homolog, with product MSAEAEAIVTTAAADMSSPSKTVAVEPVAADTTPDTVPAVSTEGTGKSEQERAEKILKGKELFSQGSRNFLVKSYDEAADELSQVCQLYEEVYGELADELGQPLLLYAKALIAMALDENKVIDVPDEAADDDDDDMDDDEEEGPEDGEVKQEVKKEEKKESKEDANGASSTNGKELETIKEGSDEADSTGEAEQAQADENKSKKAPTGVDEVSSSNGGGATAVNDDERPSTSNGEVTASCSNGAGATGEEEPEEEEGVSGSLQLAWEILEAAAQIFTRQGLSGLPYLAEVQTELANIEFENGILEAAREDYEKALKIHADLPTKNRRALAELHYKIGLTYLMQQLNKEGATALRQSSTLIEEEIAEIKGKDEPNERDRNNMLDLEETKQEILAKIQEIEEMQAQTIAEVRAALDSYIKPMSSGDAAAASSSSSSSANGAASSSSSSSKVASASASSSAISSSSAKPTDITHLIKRKKPEEPSSEAEALCSPAKRAAV from the exons ATGTCTGCTGAAGCCGAAGCAATCGTCACAACAGCCGCTGCCGATATGTCATCTCCGAGCAAGACAGTTGCCGTGGAGCCCGTGGCTGCTGATACAACGCCGGACACCGTTCCGGCGGTTTCCACCGAGGGAACCGGAAAGAGCGAACAGGAACGTGCTGAGAAAATACTGAAAGGCAAGGAGTTGTTCAGCCAGGGATCGCGAAACTTCCTGGTGAAGAGCTACGATGAGGCGGCCGACGAGCTGAGCCAGGTGTGTCAGCTGTACGAGGAAGTCTACGGAGAGCTGGCCGATGAGCTGGGACAGCCCTTGTTGCT CTATGCTAAGGCTCTGATTGCCATGGCCCTGGATGAAAACAAAGTGATCGACGTGCCTGATGAGGCTgccgatgatgatgacgatgacATGGACGACGATGAAGAAGAAGGTCCAGAGGATGGTGAGGTTAAGCAGGAGGTCAAGAAGGAGGAGAAAAAAGAGAGCAAGGAGGATGCCAATGGAGCGAGCAGCACAAACGGCAAAGAGCTGGAGACCATTAAGGAGGGATCCGATGAGGCCGACTCTACCGGGGAAGCCGAGCAGGCTCAGGCCGATGAAAATAAGTCCAAGAAGGCTCCCACTGGCGTGGATGAGGTTAGCAGCAGCAATGGTGGTGGAGCAACTGCCGTCAACGATGACGAGAGACCGAGCACATCGAATGGTGAAGTCACAGCTAGTTGCTCAAACGGAGCAGGAGCCACGGGTGAGGAGGAGCCAGAAGAGGAGGAGGGAGTAAGCGGAAGTCTGCAGTTGGCCTGGGAGATCCTGGAGGCGGCTGCTCAGATCTTCACGCGCCAGGGTCTCAGTGGACTCCCATACTTAGCCGAGGTTCAGACAGAGCTGGCCAACATTGAGTTTGAAAACGGCATACTCGAGGCAGCACGCGAGGATTATG AGAAAGCCTTGAAAATCCATGCCGATTTGCCCACAAAGAACCGACGGGCTTTGGCCGAGTTGCACTACAAGATCGGGCTGACCTATCTGATGCAGCAACTAAACAAGGAGGGGGCCACAGCCCTTCGACAATCAAGCACATTAATCGAGGAGGAAATCGCAGAGATCAAGGGCAAAGACGAGCCTAACGAACGGGACAGGAACAATATGCTGGATCTGGAGGAGACTAAGCAGGAGATTTTGGCCAAGATTCAGGAAATTGAAGAGATGCAGGCACAG ACCATTGCTGAGGTGCGAGCTGCCCTGGATAGCTATATCAAGCCAATGAGCAGTGGCGATGCTGCTGCAGCCTCCTCCTCGTCTTCGTCGTCAGCCAATGGGGCCGCCAGCTCCTCCTCGTCGTCCTCCAAAGTAGCATCGGCCTCGGCCTCTTCGTCGGCCATCAGCAGCAGTTCCGCCAAGCCCACTGACATCACACACTTGATCAAGCGCAAGAAGCCCGAGGAGCCCAGCTCGGAGGCCGAGGCCCTATGCTCGCCGGCCAAGCGGGCCGCTGTCTAG
- the LOC108018553 gene encoding uncharacterized protein encodes MRSKGNVGVGVGVPVGVAVGSGSRYKVTARCVPEVSITSPTTASGAIQPKHFALLRSRSQPSPPTSNSLFSTPGGATLVEEEDFSLASGSGTAAKNVLQRQLATTVQQEDSDLEHSAQEQHSKLPEPAEPPNELTPLVEEPGSVAPTTSTHRYSHNSKTTRSWPVIYRNPHHCDYEALYVQQQQQQQSFKQNCYSNQFKQSIVYSSSNEELPGGEPVASSSAENRQTTCYYFAPSRHNSIYEHPSSVVGGSLHFDNPTTTAAAAAAVESLRRSNSILLRQNSCAKVIQRRGSGSGSPTSLGSQMEGLGMGMGGGGAGSACCSSCCMGPPPVLFLFVTLLMTTSATAMLCAAIMTDHWEHVTWDRNSLDRYTNRSGLHLEWLLDDQVAMLKPDKRADHRFRRDSVFLVPMHGGIWTLCIDLPIQQLQELRRNPKFPRGAPPCVNYLAGSMENARGEEQRNDWQHSESGQVTLQPHLRMQNLSISCSLVCLIILGSAALVGAFGVCQRQISAILITGVMYLLAALFALFTLMIIHFKRQQGRPMLDSDYDGTVDGIVARPGGVAIMAKPLLGARIFLTSWSLDLGWGGVVLCAITSVLWILLSKIMRYNPFSALMI; translated from the exons ATGCGCTCCAAGGGCAACGTCGGCGTCGGCGTGGGCGTTCCCGTCGGCGTCGCCGTTGGCAGCGGCAGCCGATACAAGGTGACGGCCCGCTGCGTGCCCGAAGTGAGCATCACGTCGCCGACGACTGCATCCGGCGCCATCCAGCCAAAGCACTTTGCCCTGCTCCGCAGTCGCTCGCAACCGTCGCCGCCGACGTCTAACAGCCTTTTCTCCACCCCAGGCGGGGCCACTCTGGTCGAGGAGGAGGATTTTAGCTTGGCCAGCGGCAGCGGTACAGCGGCCAAGAACGTGCTCCAGCGCCAGCTGGCCACCACCGTTCAGCAGGAGGATTCGGATCTGGAGCATTCGGCGCAGGAGCAGCACAGCAAGTTGCCCGAGCCGGCGGAACCGCCCAACGAGCTCACTCCGCTGGTGGAAGAGCCCGGTTCCGTGGCGCCAACCACTTCTACTCATCGCTACAGTCACAACTCCAAGACCACTCGCTCCTGGCCGGTCATCTACCGCAATCCTCACCACTGCGACTACGAGGCTTTGTACgtgcaacaacagcagcaacagcagagCTTTAAGCAGAACTGCTACTCCAATCAGTTCAAGCAGTCCATCGTCTACTCCAGCAGCAATGAGGAGCTGCCCGGCGGAGAGCCGGTAGCCTCCAGTTCCGCCGAGAACCGCCAGACCACGTGCTACTACTTTGCACCCAGCCGGCACAACAGCATTTATGAGCACCCCTCCTCGGTGGTCGGGGGATCCCTGCATTTCGATAATCCaaccaccacagcagcagcggcggcagcCGTCGAGAGTTTGAGGCGGAGCAACAGCATCCTGTTGCGCCAAAACAGCTGCGCCAAGGTCATTCAGCGTCGGGGCAGCGGTAGCGGATCACCCACCTCCCTGGGCTCCCAGATGGAGGGACTGGGCATGGGCATGGGCGGAGGGGGAGCCGGCAGCGCCTGCTGCTCCAGCTGCTGTATGGGCCCACCACCGGTGCTCTTCCTGTTCGTCACCCTGCTGATGACCACCAGTGCCACGGCCATGCTGTGCGCCGCCATTATGACAGACCACTGGGAGCATGTCACGTGGGACCGCAACAGCCTCGATCGCTACACGAATCGGTCGGGATTGCACCTGGAGTGGCTGCTCGACGACCAGGTGGCCATGCTCAAGCCGGACAAGAGGG CCGATCATCGCTTCCGGCGCGACTCCGTGTTCCTGGTGCCCATGCACGGCGGCATCTGGACGCTGTGCATCGATCTGCCAATTCAGCAGCTGCAGGAACTTCGGCGCAACCCCAAGTTCCCTCGCGGTGCTCCGCCATGTGTCAACTACCTGGCCGGCTCCATGGAGAATGCACGCGGTGAGGAGCAGCGCAACGACTGGCAGCACAGTGAGTCAGGTCAGGTCACTCTGCAGCCGCATCTGA GAATGCAAAATCTCTCCATATCCTGCTCATTGGTCTGCCTCATTATCTTGGGCAGTGCTGCTCTGGTGGGAGCCTTTGGTGTCTGCCAGCGCCAAATCAGCGCCATCCTGATCACAGGGGTGATGTATTTACTGGCGG CTCTATTTGCCCTCTTCACGCTGATGATCATCCACTTCAAGCGACAGCAGGGACGTCCTATGCTGGACAGCGACTACGATGGCACCGTGGACGGGATAGTGGCGCGACCAGGAGGCGTAGCCATCATGGCCAAGCCGCTTCTGGGGGCGCGCATCTTCCTCACCTCGTGGAGCCTGGACTTGGGCTGGGGCGGGGTGGTGCTGTGCGCCATTACCTCGGTGCTGTGGATCCTGCTGTCCAAGATCATGCGCTACAACCCCTTCTCGGCGCTCATGATTTAG